GTCACGTCTGTAGTGAGCGCCTTCCCAGTCAATTTTCTCCACCGCCTGATAGGCTATGTCGATGGCCTTCGGTATGTTTTCACCCAATGATGTGACTCCTAGTACTCGCCCGCCTGCTGTTACGATTCCATTGGATGAATTTCCGGCTCCGGCGATAAAGACCTTTATCCCCGGTATTGCTTCGGCCCGTTCGATTCCCGAGATGAGCTTACCTTTTGAATATGTTCCCGGATAGCCGTTGGAAGCCATGACCACGCATACTGAAGCGTCATCATCCCATTGGATGGATTGTTTACTGAGACGCCCTTCCAAAGCCGCTATCATGAGGGGAATAGGGTCCGTTTTCATTCTAACCAGAAGAGGTTGAGCCTCAGGATCTCCAAGTCTCACATTGAATTCCAAAACCTGTGGAATGTCGTCCCTGATCATCAAACCGGCGTACAAGAAACCGACGTAGGGCCTACCCTCGGCCGCCATGGCTTTTACGGTCGGAAGCATTACTTCATTCATTATTCTGTCATGAGCGGTTGACGTGACAACAGGCGCAGGCGAATATGCGCCCATTCCCCCAGTATTAGGTCCTTTGTCGTCGTCAAATATGGCCTTATGGTCTTGTGAACTCGCTAACGGCATTACGGACTCGCCATCGGTAAAGGCGATAAATGAAGCTTCTTCACCCTTCAAACAGTCTTCAACAATTAATCTCGATCCAGCGTCGCCGAAGACTTTTTTCTTCATTATTTGATCGATTGCGTCCAAAGCTTCGTGGCGGGTCTCACAGACAAAAACACCCTTCCCGGCGGCAAGTCCATCGGCTTTGACAACCAGCGGAAACTTAGCGGAATTAATATGGTTCTCGGCTCGACCATAGTCTTCAAAAGTTTCAAAGTCCGCTGTGGGTATCCCGTACTTTTTCATAAGCTCTTTGGAAAAGGCCTTACTTCCCTCCAATAGAGCAGCGCCCGAAGATGGGCCGAAAACCTTGAGACCATTTTTAATTAACTCATCTGTCAGACCAGCGACCAGGGGGGCTTCAGGCCCAACAACAGTGAGATCGAATTTCTCTTTCTTCGCCAATTCGACGAGACCTGAAATGTCATCCGAAGAAATTGGAACGATCCGACACTTGGGTTCACCGGCAATTCCAACGTTTCCAGGAGCAGCAACCAATTCCTTTACCAATCCCGACGCTGCCATCTTCCAGGCCAGAGCGTGCTCACGTCCTCCTGATCCGACCAAAAGAATCTTCATCACTGAGGCTCCCTAATGTATTACTTGTTCCAAAGTCCTCTTTTTGCCTTTTCAGCTTCCTGCTCAAGCTCTATGTAAGGTCTCACATCGAATTTTTTTTCTTCTCTATCTATTGTAGCCAAGCCCAGTCTAATCATTCGAGCGGTTACGTCCTCACCTGAAATGTAGGCGAAACCTTCGTTAACCCCATTTGGATTCTCTCGTACAATTTTGATCCGCAACCATTTGTCGTTGAGGGAGTTGGTCAGAAAGTCACGCGCTGCTGTTTCCTGAGATGCAGGAACGCGTACGCCTATGAGTTTCAGTTCTATTAGTTTGCCTGAGCCTCGCAGAGTGAGAGTTGTTCCGTCAACAACCTGAGTAACTCGCCAAAGACGCTCTCCTCCCTCTGTGGGAGGTCGGCTTACCCAATAGAGGTAACCAACCAGCAACAAAACCAAAGCGCCTATGCCAGCCCAAAGTTTCCATTCGTTCTTCAATTTCAGTTTGGCCATATGATGTTAAGCCCCGCCTTGTCAATCCACATTGAATAGTAGCTTGTCAGACTCTGAGGTGAAAATTTCTTCAGCTTTTATTAAGTCAGGCCCCACGTAGCGGTGATGAAAACGCCCATCGTCTGAAGACCTTATCAGGACAGTGAAATCATCAACTCCCATTTTGATGAGTCGCACAAAAGAGCCTCGGAGGCCGTCTGTTTGTTTCAAGATCTGGAACATATCACAACTATATCACACGAATGGATTTGTGGAAAACTTGTACCCCCGGAAAATCATATTCAAACTGTTTTGCACACCTGATCACGCGCCGGACGATAATTGCCGTTCAATAAAATCGTGTTTTAGTTTATGATATTTATGTTGAAATATATGGGACGCGGTTATGCCACACATGAACAATGAAATTATAATTGAGACAAGAGATCTGGGGAAAGACTATTACGACGGAGACAGGGTGATACCTGCGCTTCGAGGCATAAATATTAAGATATATCGGGGTGAGATGGTAGCCATAATGGGCCCTTCAGGCTCAGGCAAATCGACACTGCTTTACGTTCTTGGATTACTCCATCCGCCAACATCGGGAATGTATTTATTCAAGGGCCAAAACATACTGGAGTTTTCAAAAGAGGAACAGGCCCATTTCCGAAACAGAGAACTTGGATTCGTTTTCCAGAGCTGTGATCTCCTGGCTAACTCTACCGTCTTTGAGAATTTGGAGCTTCCTTTGATATATGCTGAAGCTGATAAAACCATTCGCCGGGGAAAAATACTTCGCGCTCTTGAGCGAGTTGGGCTCTCACACCGGGTAGACCATTGGTCCAACAGACTCTCCGGCGGTGAACGGCAAAGAGCCGCTATCGCCAGAGCGCTTGTGAACAATCCATCATTGATTTTGGGGGATGAACCTACCGGACAATTGGATCAGAAAAATACCGACATAGTGATTGAACAACTTAGAAATATCGCTCGTCAGGGATTTACCGTAGCGCTTGTAACCCACGAAGATGAAATAGGTCGGGCGTGTGACAGAATTATCCGTATTCGAGACGGTATACTTGTTTCGGATGGATTCGAACCAAACTCCCTTGGCAACCCTGTCCCCACAGGACCAGAGCCAACCGTGTCCATAACTTGAGCCAACGGTCCTCAGTACCGTACTTTCGCCAATTTGCGCCAAGGTAGAAACGTATCGTGCGATGGCTTCAGGACATGCACCCGCATGATGAATCCGCAGCCTCGATATTCAGCGGATAGTTCATAACGACTGTATCCTTAACAAGAGTTATCAAGCCCTCTGATTCCAAAACTTTCAGGATCTCTGCACAATTTTCCCACGACATTGAAAGGTATACAGGTAGAATGGCTTTGAAATCACTAAGGCGCTTTTGCGCTTCAAAAGCATACAGGGTCATTAACACCTGTTTGTGTATGAGGTCCAGATTCGAATTAGCCATCAAATCCATTATCGTTTCATTTTCCATTATAATGTTTCCAGCGCTAACGGTACACATAAAATTCTCCATGTTTTACGTAACGTGATTTTGCGTATTCAAATTTGATTTAATCATATCCATCCATATAGCAATAGCTTTGTCACAATCCCTATTGGCCAGACTTCGCAAATTTACAGAATTCGAAATAACTCTGAGGTGTTCCTATGTCGAAAAATGGTCCCTGTTGTTCCAAACCAAACATTTTGCCTGTGTTGACAAATTTTGGAAACACTTCAGTTTCCATTGAAAAGGACTTCTGATTAGGAAGATCTGCAATAAATGTTTTGGACAGCAATGACATCCCTGCGTTAATAAGACCGGCGCCTGTTCTTCCTGCGTCCTTTTCATGAAAGCTTGTAACTAATCCATCGGGGCTTACGCCAACCGAGCCATACCTACCAGCGTCAGGGACTTTAAATAATGATATTGTGACATCAGCCTTTTTCAGGGCATGGAATGCACAGAATCGTTCAAGATCAATATCGAAGTAAGTGTCCCCATTGACAAGTAAAGTCGGTTCAGTAGCAAATTTCTGAGCGTTCCTTACAGCTCCACCCGTGCCCAGGGGTTCGGATTCATGAGAAAATTCTATGTCATAATCACGAAATTCTGCGCCGTTGAAATATGATTCGATCTCATGAGCTTTATAGCCAACAAGTAGAACAAATTTTCTTACCCCTTTGGCCGCGAGGAGCCGAATTATGATTTCCAGAAAAGGTTTTCCAAGTACGTCGGCCATTGGCTTTGGCCGATCAGAAACTACTGACCGAAGCCTGGTTCCCATTCCACCTACGAGCACAAAAGCCTTAAAATCTAGTTTATTTTTAGACATGCCCCAACGTTAACTCAGGTGAGCCACAATTCTTAACTAATTTGCTCGCAAACACAATGTGGGTTCGATTCTACCGGAACAACATGAAAGTGATTTTTCCAGGCGTCTATGACCAATATACCTGGAATCAAATTCGAGATGTCACCTGACAAAACCTTGAATGCCTCAGTGACCTGCACGGACGCCACCAACGACGCTACAGACGATAACACCCCTACAGTAGACGCTTTGGCATGGCCGGCCACACTTGTAGGGTCGGGCCAGATACACCTTAGGCACGGAGATTTTCCAGGAATGATCGTCATAACATTCCCTACTGTTTCTACAGCGCCACCAAAAATATAAGGAATTTTTGCTCTTAAGATAGCGTCGTTCACGATAAATCTGGTATGCGCATTGTCCAGAGCGTCCATCACGAGATCAATTCCCTGGACCAATCGTCCTACGTTGGTCTCGTCTATCTCCTGATTGACCGCTTCAATCTCCACGTTTGAGGCCATGGCCAAAAGATTTTTACGGGCCGCTTCAGCCTTGGTCAATCCCGTGAGGACGTCATCCTCGTTATACAGTATCTGCCGACTCAAATTATGTAGTTCGGGAGAGTCTCGATCGACTATCCTGAGAAAACCGACTCCAGCCCTTGCCAACAAAATGGAAATCACAGAACCTAACGCGCCTAGTCCGGCTACCAATATCCGAGATTTTCGAATCCTTTCCTGGCCGGCGGCTCCTATCATTTGGAGGAGGACATGGCGGCTGTAACGGTCTGGAGGGTCAAGCATGAAGTTCATCAATAAATGTAAGGCGGATTTGGGGGTTTGTCCAAATCGGCCCACGCTATCCCCAGTTGATCCCTGAAAAATGGTCCCAACCGTTCAAAAAGACGTTTCCAATGCGTGTGGCCATCTTCAAGTCCTTCCAATATTTCCGCTACATACTCCGGCAAATGGGCCAATTCATCCTTCGGGATGAATGAAACGGCTCCCAAACGTATCGATCTGTTCAACGAATCGGAGTTTATGGCGTGCGCCGTCAACATCGTCGCCGGCATACCCAATTGTCGGCTATGGGCTAATAATTCCAGGCCGTTGACTCCCATTATATCCAAAATGATCAGATCAAATATGTTGTTTTGAATTAAATGGAGCGCTGTCTCAAAATTTCCCGCCACGAGAACTAGGCTCTCAGGAAACTCTTCTCTAATGACTTCCAGGATGTCGGGTTCGTCGTCGACAGCGAGGATTCGCTTGTCCTTTAGGATTGTATAGTCAAACATCCCGTATCTCCGTTGACTCGAATCAATGAAACCGTCCGCCTAAAAAAACCTACTCAATCGCCACGTTCACGTCAATATTTTCTATCATGTCTCCAGCCTTTAGCGTGTCCAATATGTTTTTGAGCATATATTCCTTATAGTTATAATGTATTAGCTCTTTGTCGGATGGATTTTCATCCAGCCCTGTGATATAAAATCGCCATTGAAAAAATGGTGAGACCTTTGAGTGATGAGATTGCGTTACTGCATTATAATTGTTTTGTCTATCATACACTGCTGGTTGGTTGTTCCTGACTGCGCTCGGGCTCAGGACTTCCCGTATTTAGCCCCAACGGCGCCTGAATTCGACTCAGCTACATCGGCAAGCAGGGGTCCAAGCAAGAATCCTAATTCTCAGGGGACAGGCCCTAAAATATCTCCCGTGACGCCCCAAATAATGAAGGATTTTGGCTTTGGGCCTCCAACCGACGATACGCCAGAGCAAGTGGTATCGTCTCCTCCTGTAAGGCCCAAGAATGACCATTCCACAAACGGAAACCCCCATTCCCGGACAAATCCGCAATCTCAATTCAGACAGGATGCGCCACCGCCAGGAGGTCATCGCCCCATCGGCCCGGTTCAGCAAAGGCCAAGAGCCGATTGCTCCCAATACCCTGCTTTAATTGCAAATGCCCGTTCCGAGGCAGAGATGCAGATGACAGCAAGGTATTATCTGACATGTTTGCTGCAGGGAGGGGTGCCAGTTGAGAACGCTCGCGCTCAAGTGATCCAGACCATTGAGGCCGCTTTACGAGTGGGTCGTTGATCATCCGGTGATGGTTATAATTTTTTACGTTTGGCTTTAAAGTTCATCCAGATAAAATATGAAGTGACCCCAACCAATATAAGCCAAACAAGTATCAGACCGGTCAGCTCCCTCTGGCTAAAAATATCAGTCCAAATAAACCAAATGATCCCTACAGTCCAAATAAGAATCCAAAGTAATCCGTAATATGGACTCTTTATTTTTTTCATCGAAAGTTCCTTTAAACACGATTATTTTTGGAGATAGAAAATTTTATTAAATTTCATATCGGATTCTTGTGGTATTCATGATTCATCAGGTGTCCCCACTATAAACAGCCTGCTGGGTCAAGGTCAACCTTACAAGTCAGAATTCATCCGAAAGGTCATTAAGTCAGCAAGAATACCGAGAGTTATGGAGTCAAAGTGAACCTCATTTTCGTCAATGTAAATCACGACGTCGGATATGAATCATCGGAAAGTATTCCAATTTCCCTTGGATACATATTGGCTTTTTTGCAAATAAACGGTTCCAAAGGAGTAATACTGGATGATCTGCAGGACCGCCCACTTGGGCTGACCGAACTCGAGTCCTGGATCAAAAGGATTCGACCGGGTGTCATCGGGTTTACGGCATATCAAAGCACAATGAATCGTATTCGTTTTTATGCGCGATATATAAAATCCAAACATAAAGAAATCTTTGTCGCCCTTGGTGGTCCCCAAATTGTCGGAATGCCCTCCTCCGCTCTTGAATACTTGCCTGACGTAGACTTTCTTGTCCACGGAGAAGGGGAGTTGGTGTTTCTGAACCTCGTCAATTCCATAAAAAACGGAAGCCCCTTTAACAGTGTGGCGGGGTTAAGTGGCCGGGAAAGTGGCGCCGTTTTTCACAATGCGGAAGGTCCCGTCCCCGGTGATGATCTGGACAATTATCCATCACCGTATCTCACTCAGATCCTGAATGTTCAGGGCAAAGACACGGCCATACTGCTGTCATCCAGAGGATGCAGGCACAATTGTCTGTTTTGTATAACTCCGGGGGTTTGTAAAGGACGTATACGATATCATTCGGTATCCCGAGTGATTGAAGAAATGAGCGTGCTCAGCGAACAAGGCATTCAAAGGTTCTGGTTCGCTGACCCCAATTTCACTGAGAACAAGAAAAGGACACTCGAGCTTCTCAATGAAAAAACACGACTTGGTATCAACACCCCCTTCTGGCTACAAACTAGATCAGACCTCGTTGATGAGGAAATAATGGATTCTCTTAAGGCCGCCGGAGCTGATACCATCGCATTCGGTCTAGAATCCGGCAGTCCGGAAGTGCTCAAGAGAACCAAAAAAGGAATCTCGCTGGAAAGGGTAAGGGAAAATATAGCCTATGCCCAGTCAATCGGACTTGAAACCGAGCTTTTTACTATATTTGGGCTTCCCGGAGAGACGATAGATGACGCAAGGGCCACAATCAGTTTCGTTAAATCACTAAATGTACCGGTGGAATCCAATTCCGGTTCCCAACAGATGCAACTGTATTTCGGGTCGACTTATGAACGGAATTGCCGAGATTTTGGGTACAGACCAATAGAAAAATGGAGACCGGGCTATCTCTCCATCGGAGATCAATATGAAACTGACTCCATGGATGCTCAGAATATACAAAAGGTGAGAAACCTTTGGGCTCTGGCCAACGAACAGCTCAGCCGAGATGTTTATTATAAGCAGCGTGTTTTTGAGGTGTTGGATTTCCTGTTAAACGCCAGGGAAGATTTAAAAGAGGAGCCAGAATATTATGTTTATGGGACTCTCGCTTCCAACGCTATAGAAGAATTCGACCTATTAAAAGATTTTCTAAACGGATTCAGAAATTTGGTTGGGGATGAGGAATCTGTCAGTGAATTGATATCAGGACTTATTTTGTTCCATGAAACCAATGAATCTTCTGACTCCTCTGATCGAATAATATTCGATTCAAGGAGTTACATGGGCGGAGTTCCTTTTACCGGTATCTCAGGCAAATATTGGGATGTTCTATTAGGTAGAG
This portion of the Desulfomonilaceae bacterium genome encodes:
- the purD gene encoding phosphoribosylamine--glycine ligase, yielding MKILLVGSGGREHALAWKMAASGLVKELVAAPGNVGIAGEPKCRIVPISSDDISGLVELAKKEKFDLTVVGPEAPLVAGLTDELIKNGLKVFGPSSGAALLEGSKAFSKELMKKYGIPTADFETFEDYGRAENHINSAKFPLVVKADGLAAGKGVFVCETRHEALDAIDQIMKKKVFGDAGSRLIVEDCLKGEEASFIAFTDGESVMPLASSQDHKAIFDDDKGPNTGGMGAYSPAPVVTSTAHDRIMNEVMLPTVKAMAAEGRPYVGFLYAGLMIRDDIPQVLEFNVRLGDPEAQPLLVRMKTDPIPLMIAALEGRLSKQSIQWDDDASVCVVMASNGYPGTYSKGKLISGIERAEAIPGIKVFIAGAGNSSNGIVTAGGRVLGVTSLGENIPKAIDIAYQAVEKIDWEGAHYRRDIGKKALSRA
- a CDS encoding thermonuclease family protein — its product is MAKLKLKNEWKLWAGIGALVLLLVGYLYWVSRPPTEGGERLWRVTQVVDGTTLTLRGSGKLIELKLIGVRVPASQETAARDFLTNSLNDKWLRIKIVRENPNGVNEGFAYISGEDVTARMIRLGLATIDREEKKFDVRPYIELEQEAEKAKRGLWNK
- a CDS encoding ABC transporter ATP-binding protein, producing the protein MNNEIIIETRDLGKDYYDGDRVIPALRGINIKIYRGEMVAIMGPSGSGKSTLLYVLGLLHPPTSGMYLFKGQNILEFSKEEQAHFRNRELGFVFQSCDLLANSTVFENLELPLIYAEADKTIRRGKILRALERVGLSHRVDHWSNRLSGGERQRAAIARALVNNPSLILGDEPTGQLDQKNTDIVIEQLRNIARQGFTVALVTHEDEIGRACDRIIRIRDGILVSDGFEPNSLGNPVPTGPEPTVSIT
- a CDS encoding nucleotidyltransferase family protein, which codes for MSKNKLDFKAFVLVGGMGTRLRSVVSDRPKPMADVLGKPFLEIIIRLLAAKGVRKFVLLVGYKAHEIESYFNGAEFRDYDIEFSHESEPLGTGGAVRNAQKFATEPTLLVNGDTYFDIDLERFCAFHALKKADVTISLFKVPDAGRYGSVGVSPDGLVTSFHEKDAGRTGAGLINAGMSLLSKTFIADLPNQKSFSMETEVFPKFVNTGKMFGLEQQGPFFDIGTPQSYFEFCKFAKSGQ
- a CDS encoding HesA/MoeB/ThiF family protein, translated to MLDPPDRYSRHVLLQMIGAAGQERIRKSRILVAGLGALGSVISILLARAGVGFLRIVDRDSPELHNLSRQILYNEDDVLTGLTKAEAARKNLLAMASNVEIEAVNQEIDETNVGRLVQGIDLVMDALDNAHTRFIVNDAILRAKIPYIFGGAVETVGNVMTIIPGKSPCLRCIWPDPTSVAGHAKASTVGVLSSVASLVASVQVTEAFKVLSGDISNLIPGILVIDAWKNHFHVVPVESNPHCVCEQIS
- a CDS encoding response regulator, whose translation is MFDYTILKDKRILAVDDEPDILEVIREEFPESLVLVAGNFETALHLIQNNIFDLIILDIMGVNGLELLAHSRQLGMPATMLTAHAINSDSLNRSIRLGAVSFIPKDELAHLPEYVAEILEGLEDGHTHWKRLFERLGPFFRDQLGIAWADLDKPPNPPYIY
- a CDS encoding radical SAM protein, producing MNLIFVNVNHDVGYESSESIPISLGYILAFLQINGSKGVILDDLQDRPLGLTELESWIKRIRPGVIGFTAYQSTMNRIRFYARYIKSKHKEIFVALGGPQIVGMPSSALEYLPDVDFLVHGEGELVFLNLVNSIKNGSPFNSVAGLSGRESGAVFHNAEGPVPGDDLDNYPSPYLTQILNVQGKDTAILLSSRGCRHNCLFCITPGVCKGRIRYHSVSRVIEEMSVLSEQGIQRFWFADPNFTENKKRTLELLNEKTRLGINTPFWLQTRSDLVDEEIMDSLKAAGADTIAFGLESGSPEVLKRTKKGISLERVRENIAYAQSIGLETELFTIFGLPGETIDDARATISFVKSLNVPVESNSGSQQMQLYFGSTYERNCRDFGYRPIEKWRPGYLSIGDQYETDSMDAQNIQKVRNLWALANEQLSRDVYYKQRVFEVLDFLLNAREDLKEEPEYYVYGTLASNAIEEFDLLKDFLNGFRNLVGDEESVSELISGLILFHETNESSDSSDRIIFDSRSYMGGVPFTGISGKYWDVLLGRGLLLPSFEEGLLGAVAGQDVKFEFSFPQDYLQAELQGKTVEVHAKIHKVFKTLQPESIEDVIRLAKKNHYDFQDLDFLRTENEILYYLCLRDADHQTLLRTPGHFLALTQMMAKLDKLEMVAQLADLISGKIHALNAVADTLAGSGKFDQALKYYEAIGPAIHSNILKRARILLKLDKPEQAYSLLKSSPQSHDFDFQETLFDCLKTKSSDSANLSALENHVMNLKMLAALDREALPKPGKRPPKPIVHGASLFDE